One window of the Eucalyptus grandis isolate ANBG69807.140 chromosome 6, ASM1654582v1, whole genome shotgun sequence genome contains the following:
- the LOC104452347 gene encoding putative wall-associated receptor kinase-like 16 has translation MGESMLLQRLPLRVVLLLCTLAALFSIVTADVAQTTKSACTSRCGNLTFSYPFGMNHISNDCYFKEESNSFLIFCDNSTDPPTPYMSEKSTNLSIVNISLENHEMSIMTWVAEDCYTPSGSRSRNNHPWLTLSKFPMSNAKNKFIAVGCDTYAIFRGRQGSKYATGCLSSCDSISDVINGSCSGIGCCETSIPRDAYRYNITVTSYNNHSGIWGFNPCGYAFVAEDGFFSFSTDDLYKPPYDMVPLVLDWLIPDQTCDDAKKNRTTYLCQENSNCTDADNGNGYQCHCLEGFRGNPYLQNGCQDINECVTSQPCSEICTNLRGTYKCSCPVGYEGDGRNDGKGCTLIIHEKRFRSTDVILGVSISFLLILLGVSWLYWGLRQRKISRQRRKFFLENGGRLMLQRLLSEHEGSVESVRIFTDEELKKATDHYHESRILGQGGQGTVYRGVLPNNTVVAIKKAKILDRSQVEDFVNELIILSQINHRNVVKLIGCCFETEVPLLVYEFVTNGTLSDHIHKCGHESTLSWRARLRIAGETAGALSYLHYDASTQILHRDIKSTNILLDENYTAKVSDFGASRLVPLNRMQLTTLVQGTLGYLDPEYFHSSQLTEKSDVYSFGVVLAELLTGLRALSFERAENERNLSMYFASAIKGERLLEIIDLRVLNEGNPEEIKKVAVLANRCLRVKGEDRPTMKEVATELEGLMRVMYRHPWVNQSCDLEEAEHLLSERSRKCDGVLKSTASGNDYSTSNQVPFELESGR, from the exons ATGGGTGAATCCATGTTGCTCCAAAGACTTCCCTTGAGAGTTGTACTGTTGTTGTGCACATTGGCGGCTCTATTTTCAATAGTTACGGCCGATGTAGCTCAAACAACAAAGTCTGCATGCACAAGTAGATGTGGCAACCTCACCTTCTCGTATCCATTCGGGATGAATCACATCAGCAATGACTGCTATTTCAAAGAagaatcaaattcttttctcatcttttgCGACAACTCGACCGATCCTCCCACTCCTTATATGTCTGAGAAAAGCACTAATCTCAGCATAGTCAATATATCTCTCGAGAATCACGAGATGAGTATAATGACTTGGGTGGCCGAAGATTGTTATACGCCGTCCGGCAGCCGCTCACGGAATAATCATCCTTGGCTCACTCTTTCTAAATTCCCCATGTCTAACGCCAAGAACAAATTTATTGCCGTGGGATGCGACACGTACGCGATTTTTAGAGGTCGACAAGGAAGCAAGTATGCTACAGGATGCTTGTCCTCATGCGACAGCATCTCGGACGTGATTAATGGGTCGTGCTCGGGCATCGGTTGCTGTGAGACTAGCATCCCTCGAGACGCTTACCGATACAACATCACTGTCACTAGCTACAACAATCATAGTGGCATCTGGGGATTCAATCCGTGCGGGTACGCTTTCGTTGCCGAAGACGGCTTCTTTAGCTTCTCTACCGACGATCTATACAAGCCACCCTACGATATGGTCCCTTTAGTTCTTGATTGGTTAATTCCAGATCAAACATGCGATGATGCAAAGAAGAATAGAACGACCTACTTGTGCCAAGAGAACTCCAATTGTACAGATGCTGACAATGGAAATGGGTACCAGTGCCACTGCTTGGAGGGTTTTCGAGGGAACCCCTATCTCCAAAATGGTTGTCAAG ATATCAACGAATGTGTGACTTCACAACCCTGTAGTGAAATATGTACGAACTTGCGGGGAACGTACAAGTGTTCATGTCCAGTGGGATATGAAGGAGACGGAAGAAATGATGGAAAGGGTTGTACTCTTATCATCCATGAAAAGAGGTTTCGCTCAACTGATGTCATACTCG GTGTAAGCATAAGCTTCCTGCTGATTCTTTTGGGTGTTTCCTGGTTATATTGGGGGCTTAGACAAAGAAAAATCAGCAGACAGAGAAGGAAGTTCTTCCTAGAAAATGGGGGCCGCCTCATGCTGCAGAGACTTCTTTCTGAGCACGAAGGCTCCGTTGAATCAGTGAGAATATTCACTGATGAAGAGCTCAAGAAGGCCACAGACCACTACCATGAAAGCCGAATCCTAGGCCAGGGAGGCCAAGGAACAGTATATCGAGGAGTCTTACCAAACAACACGGTTGTTGCCATCAAGAAGGCCAAGATTTTGGACCGAAGTCAGGTCGAAGATTTTGTTAATGAGCTGATCATCCTCTCCCAAATCAATCACCGTAACGTGGTTAAGCTAATTGGGTGTTGCTTCGAGACAGAGGTCCCGTTGTTGGTCTACGAATTCGTGACCAATGGCACCCTTTCTGACCACATACACAAGTGCGGCCATGAGTCCACATTATCCTGGAGGGCTCGTCTGCGCATAGCTGGGGAGACCGCAGGTGCGCTCTCGTACTTGCACTATGATGCATCCACTCAGATTTTGCACAGAGACATAAAGAGCACAAACATATTGTTGGACGAAAACTACACCGCGAAGGTCTCCGATTTCGGAGCCTCCAGGCTAGTTCCCCTCAACCGGATGCAGCTGACCACGCTGGTGCAAGGCACGCTGGGGTACTTGGACCCTGAGTACTTCCACTCGAGTCAGTTGACTGAGAAGAGTGATGTCTATAGTTTTGGGGTTGTGTTGGCTGAGCTGCTTACTGGACTGAGGGCCTTGTCCTTCGAGCGGGCCGAGAACGAGAGGAACTTGTCCATGTATTTTGCTTCTGCAATAAAGGGCGAGAGGCTGCTCGAAATCATTGACCTGAGGGTGCTGAACGAGGGGAACCCTGAAGAGATTAAGAAAGTCGCAGTGCTGGCAAACCGATGCCTAAGGGTGAAAGGCGAAGATCGGCCGACCATGAAGGAAGTGGCAACGGAATTGGAGGGACTGATGAGGGTGATGTACAGGCATCCATGGGTGAATCAGAGCTGTGACCTTGAAGAAGCTGAGCATCTGCTTAGTGAGAGATCAAGAAAATGTGACGGCGTCCTCAAAAGCACTGCATCAGGTAATGATTATAGCACAAGTAACCAAGTGCCGTTCGAACTTGAAAGTGGAAGATGA